The following proteins come from a genomic window of Pirellula staleyi DSM 6068:
- a CDS encoding DUF2760 domain-containing protein has protein sequence MGRISTAFAAFFKCLASGDTAGRVATALQGNMLPKVTEQGKTQQHSATSTPAPKPEPKTPLQSDAIALLATLQREARLVDLIQEPLSDYSDAQIGAAARGVLKDSAAVLDRLFSLQRIAAGEEGSTVSVPPGYDPGRYKVVGSLGATAALEGTLVHGGWEAKSTNLPTYTGSAAAAKVIAPAEVETK, from the coding sequence ATGGGACGAATCTCTACTGCCTTTGCAGCTTTTTTTAAATGCCTAGCGAGCGGCGATACTGCCGGTCGTGTCGCCACGGCGCTCCAAGGCAACATGTTGCCAAAAGTCACCGAGCAAGGGAAAACGCAGCAGCATTCTGCAACATCGACACCGGCCCCTAAACCCGAGCCCAAAACCCCACTTCAGAGTGATGCGATTGCACTTTTAGCTACGCTGCAGCGCGAAGCTCGTCTGGTGGATCTGATCCAAGAGCCTTTATCTGACTATTCCGATGCCCAAATCGGAGCCGCTGCTCGGGGGGTTCTGAAGGACTCGGCGGCTGTCCTCGATCGGCTCTTTTCCCTCCAGCGGATCGCGGCTGGTGAAGAGGGTTCGACGGTCAGCGTTCCGCCGGGCTACGATCCAGGTCGGTACAAAGTGGTGGGAAGTTTGGGAGCGACGGCCGCACTCGAAGGAACACTGGTGCATGGTGGGTGGGAGGCAAAGTCGACCAACTTGCCAACCTACACCGGTTCCGCAGCGGCTGCCAAAGTGATCGCTCCTGCAGAAGTGGAAACCAAGTAA
- a CDS encoding Hsp70 family protein has protein sequence MSKFVIGIDLGTTNSVLAYADLGTEKPDVQLLEIPQLVAAGVVEPRSSLPSFLYLPPPGEAESPAYAMPGAAPAGYVVGEIARRLSAENPTRSVAAAKSWLCHSKVDRHQPILPWQAPAEVAKVSPVTASRRYLEHLVSIWSEKFPDAPLAEQIVVLTVPASFDAAARELTREAALAAGLPANLILLEEPQAAVYAWLTSMGERWRRSVKVGESLLVCDVGGGTSDFTLVGVAEENGELVLRRIAVGNHLLVGGDNMDLALAFHASEEFAKKNVKLDPWQSVSLWHMCRQAKEALLAPGGAETHPLSVLGRGSKLIGGTVSIDLEKQSAAQLLLEGFFPKCSASDRPQKRRMSGFQEIGLPFESDTAVTRHLAAFLTAHGSNGQPVRPSHVLFNGGVFKSPIFRDRLMEVIGEWSPDAPPRVLDGVHDLDHSVARGAAYYGWAKLHGGVRIRGGTARSYYVGIESSGLAIPGQPRPLRALCVVPFGMEEGNTADVPSGEIGLVVGEQATFRFFSSATRKQDAVGELVTHWSDDEIAETDSLETMLAREESMDDDYVPVKFQSHITELGVFELWCVGTKNQSRWKLEFSVRDDAEN, from the coding sequence TTGAGCAAGTTTGTGATCGGCATCGACCTCGGAACCACGAACAGCGTGCTCGCCTATGCCGACCTCGGCACCGAGAAGCCGGACGTTCAGCTTCTCGAGATTCCGCAGCTGGTGGCAGCTGGTGTGGTCGAGCCGCGCAGCTCGCTCCCGTCATTCCTCTATTTACCACCTCCTGGCGAGGCAGAGTCCCCTGCGTATGCGATGCCCGGAGCAGCTCCGGCGGGCTATGTCGTTGGTGAAATTGCTCGGAGACTCTCGGCCGAAAATCCGACGCGCAGCGTGGCTGCCGCGAAGAGCTGGCTCTGTCACAGCAAGGTCGACCGCCATCAGCCGATCTTGCCTTGGCAAGCGCCAGCCGAGGTCGCCAAGGTTTCGCCGGTCACAGCTTCGCGCCGCTATCTAGAACATCTGGTGAGCATCTGGTCGGAGAAGTTTCCAGACGCGCCGCTGGCCGAACAGATTGTCGTTCTTACCGTTCCCGCTTCGTTTGATGCGGCGGCTCGTGAACTAACGCGCGAGGCAGCTCTCGCAGCGGGACTGCCAGCGAACTTGATCCTTCTCGAAGAACCGCAAGCAGCTGTCTATGCGTGGCTGACCTCCATGGGAGAACGCTGGCGTCGCAGTGTGAAGGTAGGAGAATCGCTGCTGGTTTGCGACGTCGGTGGTGGCACAAGCGACTTCACTCTCGTTGGTGTCGCTGAAGAAAATGGTGAGCTTGTGCTGCGACGCATCGCAGTGGGCAACCATCTGCTGGTGGGTGGCGACAACATGGATCTCGCCCTCGCCTTCCACGCATCGGAAGAGTTTGCCAAAAAGAACGTGAAGCTCGACCCTTGGCAAAGCGTTTCGCTATGGCACATGTGTCGCCAAGCGAAAGAAGCGCTGCTCGCTCCCGGAGGTGCTGAAACGCATCCTTTGAGTGTTCTTGGTCGTGGCAGCAAACTGATCGGTGGCACGGTGTCGATCGATCTCGAAAAACAATCAGCCGCTCAGTTGCTGCTCGAAGGTTTCTTTCCCAAATGCTCGGCGAGCGACCGTCCGCAAAAGCGCCGTATGTCGGGCTTTCAAGAGATTGGTCTGCCGTTTGAATCCGACACCGCTGTCACGCGTCATCTCGCGGCGTTCCTCACAGCTCACGGCAGCAACGGGCAACCGGTTCGCCCTTCGCACGTACTATTCAACGGTGGCGTATTTAAGTCACCGATTTTCCGCGATCGCTTGATGGAAGTAATTGGCGAGTGGTCTCCCGATGCACCGCCGCGCGTTCTTGATGGCGTTCACGATCTCGATCACAGCGTGGCGCGAGGCGCTGCTTACTACGGCTGGGCCAAACTGCACGGCGGCGTTCGCATTCGGGGTGGAACAGCCCGCAGCTATTACGTCGGGATTGAATCATCGGGCTTAGCAATTCCAGGTCAGCCGCGCCCGCTGCGCGCGCTTTGTGTCGTTCCGTTTGGAATGGAAGAAGGGAATACGGCTGATGTTCCCTCGGGCGAAATCGGACTGGTGGTAGGCGAGCAAGCGACGTTTCGTTTTTTCAGTTCAGCCACGCGCAAGCAAGATGCTGTGGGCGAACTTGTCACGCATTGGAGCGACGACGAGATCGCCGAAACCGATTCGCTCGAGACGATGCTCGCGCGCGAAGAATCGATGGACGACGACTACGTGCCGGTGAAATTTCAGTCGCACATCACCGAGCTCGGTGTGTTCGAACTGTGGTGCGTGGGAACCAAAAATCAGTCTCGCTGGAAACTCGAATTCAGCGTGCGCGACGACGCGGAGAACTAA